The genomic segment TTGGATTTCCGGTAGACGTATCGTATTTAGGCGCATAAAATTCGACAGGTTTTTGAAAACCCAACGGAATGACCGGTTTGATATAAGGTGTTTCTTTGGCGTTGAATGTACCTCGCCTGGTAGTGATAGATATTACATGGGAGGGGGATGGTTGTCCTAAATCACTATAATCACCATCATACCTTTTTGGGTGAGGTATAACAAATGTGGCGGCGGCAGAACCGGATAATAAATCGACCTGGGCAATGTCGGCCGGAGACAAATCAAATACATCATCGGCTAAACGGTCATCAACAACAAAATATACAGGGCTATGCCCATAGGTCACACTCCTTGTGTTTGCGGCGATAAAAATTCCCGGAATCCGGTTCAATAGGGAATTGATGCTCGCCGGTGGGTTTCTTTTTAAATCATCCTCGCTAATCACAAATTGAGCATCTCTGGCTTTATAAAAAAAGGAATAATCTTTGCCTTTTATTTTTGACGCAGTAATGGTAACTTCCGGTATGTGGCTGATACGGACCCCATGTTCGTCCACATATTGCTGTTCCGCCTTGCCGGCATACTTAGCAAACATCCCGCGATCAGGTAGACCGGGGGCTACAACAGGGATTTTCCGTTCAGGGTAAGATACTCCGTCGAGGATCAATTCAAGATTTTGATTCTTTCCCTGCGACGTAGCCTGGACAATAAACGCGGTACTGTCAGGCAGATCACCATTGGACAGATAGAACCGTCCATTACGGTCGGTATAAGACATTCCGGTATAATTCCCGTGGATGGCTAAAATGTTCACAAGAGCGCCATCTACGGGACGATTCCTGTTCCGAACTGTTCCGGATACCACATATCCTTTTTGTAACAACGTGTCCGGATACAGCAGATCATTTTTTATGATCCGCTCCGTATCGTACCGGCGCCATCCCTGGGTCTGCATCAGCAGATCAAGTGAATAGACCGACAAATGTCCTTTTTCCCGGAAATAATATCCCGGATCAGGTATGTTTCCGCGCAAATCGGAAGTCAACAGTAGCGTGGTCGATATGTTCATCGTTGTATCGACCGTTACTTCATGACCGTCGGTGACCGAAACGGAAAAGTTTCCTATCAAAGGCTCACCTGTTTCATCCGTAATATGAACCGTATACTCCACTGGAGTCCGAACGGGATAGCTACCCCTACCGGTTTTACCTTCCACTTTTGCCTGATCGTCATTGTGGACAAACACCAGCCGTTCGCTTACCGGGACCATCTCTTTGGTCAATAGAAGCAAATGGCTTACCCCGGATAGGAAAAAATCCTTCGGGAAAACAAGCGGTTCGCTTGTATTTTCCCAAATACGGGCATC from the Bacteroidales bacterium genome contains:
- a CDS encoding Plug domain-containing protein — encoded protein: VKCDEGLSNFSFEFPHDQKQRVMLLDATYENNPFRQYIRIPFPDDDFDVSFYPEGGSVLYGTTGRIAFKALQRDGTEIDVSGEVYDSRGNEITRFKTDVRGMGQFMMKQEPGETYDAVCTNSKGESRRFRLPAAQNTGYVLSATWGREHLKVNVLQPESQKTGDTLCLIVHTRGIVQDARIWENTSEPLVFPKDFFLSGVSHLLLLTKEMVPVSERLVFVHNDDQAKVEGKTGRGSYPVRTPVEYTVHITDETGEPLIGNFSVSVTDGHEVTVDTTMNISTTLLLTSDLRGNIPDPGYYFREKGHLSVYSLDLLMQTQGWRRYDTERIIKNDLLYPDTLLQKGYVVSGTVRNRNRPVDGALVNILAIHGNYTGMSYTDRNGRFYLSNGDLPDSTAFIVQATSQGKNQNLELILDGVSYPERKIPVVAPGLPDRGMFAKYAGKAEQQYVDEHGVRISHIPEVTITASKIKGKDYSFFYKARDAQFVISEDDLKRNPPASINSLLNRIPGIFIAANTRSVTYGHSPVYFVVDDRLADDVFDLSPADIAQVDLLSGSAAATFVIPHPKRYDGDYSDLGQPSPSHVISITTRRGTFNAKETPYIKPVIPLGFQKPVEFYAPKYDTSTGNPKPDLRTTIHWQPNITTDEYGKASFSFYTADTPSTYTVVIEGMTEDGKMIYKRDQIVVENQ